One window of the Eucalyptus grandis isolate ANBG69807.140 chromosome 8, ASM1654582v1, whole genome shotgun sequence genome contains the following:
- the LOC104417939 gene encoding lipase-like PAD4, protein MALNSIGTYRQVSIALMAKDCLKMVRRTGPSLDQNAAKLAIRLSKIAPYRVEIEWYKACCDKSAEQRAYDDPFKQRGVSKRESHINMNRIMLAAFWDDVICMMDRNELPLNFHRSLEWVIEESQLYKLLVEPLDIA, encoded by the exons ATGGCTTTGAACTCCATAGGGACCTATCGACAG GTATCGATTGCACTGATGGCAAAAGATTGCTTGAAGATGGTGAGGCGAACAGGGCCCTCACTGGACCAGAACGCTGCTAAGTTAGCCATTAGGCTATCCAAAATCGCCCCTTATAGGGTGGAGATAGAGTGGTATAAAGCCTGTTGCGATAAGTCCGCCGAGCAAAGAGCATATGATGATCCCTTCAAGCAGAGGGGCGTCTCAAAGAGAGAGTCCCATATAAACATGAACCGGATCATGCTCGCAGCCTTTTGGGATGATGTCATATGCATGATGGACAGGAACGAGCTCCCACTAAACTTTCACAGAAGTTTAGAATGGGTAATTGAGGAGTCGCAGCTCTATAAGCTCCTTGTGGAGCCATTGGACATCGCGTAG